The region GACTCGCCCATCCTTTCTGATTATCCTGACTCGCCCATCCTTTCAGATTATCCTGATTCTCTCACCATTTTATCGTAACTGGAAAAAGTCCACGTGACCAGCACTCACACGAAAGAATTCAAATCCTGAATATAAGTTAATTGGTTTATATGCATGACTTGCATGGTCGAGATTCCAGTCAATTTGTTTATATAGTCCGTGAAAATGGACAAGCGATTTGTGTGAGTGAGATGGCCAGACAGCAATTAGGGATTGATTTGCATATAAGTAAGAGAATTACGTCAAGACTGTTGATGTGACGAGGGCTCGACTGCCTTGCCAGACGCGCTCGCCAAATGTTATCCCCAAATTCTAaactttttcatcccttttttaatCATGGGACTTCTGGCCCTAGGCGAGTCTGTGGTCTATATCTAGGCGGGCTGGAATCCACCGGTAAGGCAACAGCCACGGTATTTCGCCCTCTGTATATGTTGACCAGATAACTACCATACACCACCGACACGGCAATCATCCTCATCGCTTTAATCACACGGTCACTCGAGGGCCTTTCCGATGACTTATTGTTTCTTCACGTACGCCCtgctacccccatccccctcgccccctctcctcaTGCTCCTCTCCATCCCTGAGTCTTCATTTTGTATTTCCTGTCCGTTCCCGCCTCTGTTCTCCTTTATTCCTTGCTTTCTGCGTCTttcccgcttccctccctcttatttttctgttttatttcccaCTACATGcacctgtttctctttctttttttctctcatcgcGACTTTCTTCCCGGCGAATCTTCACGAGGGAAACTCTTTACCAAAAACTCGGtacgtttttaaataaaatgcctTTTCTAGAACATTACTCTGTGTAGCTTTACTCCGTTCTTAGGTTTTCACCGAAATATTTcccgttgattttttttaaattgttgctACGAGTTCTTTGTTTTCGATCATTGAAGATAATCTATTATCCCAAAATCTCAGttaaatatctattatttatctgcctgtgtatgttgttttttttattgcatttcgtTTCAGTGTATTGTTCCTTTTTGATCACGCACAGTTGCACGTTTTCTTCGAGGATCGAGAAGGCCACAGACTGGTGAGCTTCATGtgtctcatttgcatattctCGAGGGTGTCAGTAGGTGAACCTTGTTGCCGTCTCGCGTGTCCGTGGGAAATATGAAGATTAATGTATGTAAGAATGATTATCTTTGATTTGAATGTCTTAATACATAAACCCCAGTGACAATGCCTAAAGAGCTATATCTGTTTAATAGGCGAGAAATCCCCCCCTATCTCCAAGTATGAGGTCCGAGGTATGAGTTCACTCTCCACTTCGAACTTCGAGCGTTGTTTCCACGCCCCTTCACTCACCTCGACCCACAGCAACCCTCTCAGCCAGTCTTTCCTCTTGTCAACTGCGTTCCCAAATTACCTTCCTCGTGTGTTGTCTAGTCCTGAAGGATCTCTGTTAATGATCCGTAAGGTCACTAAATCATTgcgaaaaatatatgcaaaatacggTAACATTTCGGTGTGGATTTTTAGCCATCTTTACCCTTTGCGAAATTAGTGACCACCCTTCATtactaaaaaaacacatatattcctACCTGGACACCTAAATATATAAGTGTCCAGCCTCCTACAATCCGAATATACAATTAACCTTTTACCGACCGCAGTCTCTACAAATTTACATAAATTTCTTTGAACGGATGACACCAGCAGTTCCTCAGTCTGGTGTTACCTTCCCCGGCGCAACACGCTCCAAATTTCTAACATGGAAGAATGTCTATTTTTCAACTTGACACAATTTTTGGTCTTGGTTTTCTATCAGTTTATGTTCATATTAAATTCAGATAGTTCTGGTTTATCAATATTGCAAATGCCATAAGGTCTGCTACATTGTTTATCAGGGTTATAGATAGTCTGGGTTTGCTTAGACCAAGTACTACTGAGTTATGATATTCTAATTTACTGactttgcttctttgtttcccctcgagaaaaaatgtaaaaagctaTAGAAGTTTTGGAACTGAGAACCTGTGCCGAGCACATGGCTCTTGAGGTACGATAACTAAGCAAATCCTACTGAAAATCATCAGAAAATTACCTAATTTGGGATGATCTCAAAACAGTGTATTACATTTCAGAGCTTCATAAGGTGATCGATATCACCCAGTCCGCTGGTGACCCTGAAGGCAGTGACCGGCACACAAAAGCCTTCTGACGCCATAGTATAAAATGATGTTATAGCATGTACCACGAAAATAAACTAAAAGTTctcctattattataatgtaatatcatattaaaGATATTTTGGATGCTTGGATCTTTCAGACCAGACAACATCTGCGTTGTTCGTAAGATAGATTGTTTAGAGTTTCAGGTTGATTGTTTTAGCTCACAGCACCGGCAACCACTTCGAGGAAAATTGAGCGTTATTTTATGTAAGACATACATCTATACTGAAACTAAGTGGAGACATACTCTCTGTAGTTCAGCTGGATGTCTCCTCGTCCttccccatattaaaaaaaaatctcgtttctTTCTCGTCCCCTTCCTTATCTAACCTCTCATCCTCGACATACGGCTGGAGAAGATAGTGAGCGATGTGCCTCTTGACGACTGCGAGGGCGGAGtgaaggggcggggaaaggggacgCTCTTGAGAGGTTTCTTAAGCTTCGGATCCTCCTAAGACCGCTGCTTCGTTTTCAGATTCTAATGCAGCGAAGAAaaggattgtaaaaaaaaaaagtacatatttcAGATGACTTTCTAAATATCCATCTTTAGGATATTCCTACAGAGGCTCGGTGCGTGTGTCCGAgcgatactgataaaaatgactaaaggcaatgaaaggaagaagaaaatcctTACACTATGAGAATGCTTTCATTCGCTTCTTTGTCAACAAGGCTCCAGCACTTCcagtataaatatagacataaaataatggatattttttttaatcgcgTGTTGATAGAGTCGATAAAAAGGCCACAAGATGGCAATGATTAATGAAGatccctccccacccatctcGGTCTCCACCTCCAGAGCCTCCGCCATCATCACGCGCATAATGGGGCCCAGAAGAAAACGCGGgtttttttctcaccctctttctcttttttgtcgagAGCTAATCACATCGGcgggtctctttttttttacatgtaacgCCACGAAATAAGCCAATGCTGATTCGTCGCgtgccctctctgtctcccccattctttcttcattctatctggtccctcctcttctcttattctcttctttctctctctctctctctctctctctctctctctgctcttgtcttctccctacttctctctatctctatctctcatttctcCGCACAAACCGTATATTCATTTACGCTTTCGACTCTCACAACTCGACCTTTTAATGAAAGGTTTAACGCCATTCAGCCCTTGAGGGAAGCGCCGAGGCCATTACCCATTCAAGGGATCTGTCCTCCCCAAGTCCCGAAATTCCTGTAATGCTATATCACAGCCCTCTCGTGCCCTGACCGCCCGGCCCATCTTCAAGCACCTTTTCTTTCATACGTACACTGCTTTACGCATACGCACGTACGTGTGGATATGCAATATGTGCTcgagtgtatgtatacgtatgcgtgtgtacacacacacacacacacacacacacacacacacacacacacacacacacacacacacacacacacacacacacacacacacacacacacacacatacgtatacatacactcgAGCacatgttgtttgtatgtatgtatgtatgtatgtatgtatgtatatctatccatctatctatcgatttatctatttacatgcatatatatatatatatatatatatatatatatatatatatatatacatatatatataaacacatatatgtatatatatatatatatatatatatatatatatatatatatatatatatatatatatatatatataatatatatatatatgggggccccggtggccgaatggttagagcgtcggactcaagactgtcacgacggcaatctgagttcgagggttcgagtcaccgaccgccgcgttgtttcccttaggcaaggaacttcacctcgattgcctgcctagccactggggaccaagtcagcccaagtcagtgccgggtaaatagagatggtgactcgataaaaacaccgggcggaaggcaatggcaaaccaccgctctaaattgccaagaaaaatcatggaagcccatgatcgtcaaggccacggtggccgaatggttagaacgtcggactcaagactgtcacgacggcaatctgagttcgagggttcgaagtcaccgaccgccgcgttgtttcccttaggcaaggaacttcacctcgattgcctgcctagccactgggtggccaagccagctcaagtcagtgctggtcccaagcccggataaaataagagagaatgattacctaaaaaggtaacaccggcactctccgtggaaaggaactggggaccctaccacgtactcactccaagagcatcacaacatgaaaactacaatcaagtatcatgctgagaccacgcggctcagacatgaacctaccgttaatgagtatatatatataatatatatatattattaatatatatattattatatattttatatNNNNNNNNNNNNNNNNNNNNNNNNNNNNNNNNNNNNNNNNNNNNNNNNNNNNNNNNNNNNNNNNNNNNNNNNNNNNNNNNNNNNNNNNNNNNNNNNNNNNaaaaaaataataatatatatatatatatatataaatatataatatatttttaaatatatatattattcagcaACATACTGCAAGATCTAAACTTCCTCGTTGATCGGCAGATGTTGATACCGATGCTGAGTCCTTGCTTCGGAATTCTGTTCTCGCCGCCCTTGCTGGCGTCCGGAGCCAACACGTCGACTATTGCAATCATCTTCAACACGTTCATGGTGATGTGGAAGGTCACCGGAACTTTAGTAGGATCTCTAGTGAAAGAATTCGGATATCGCAAAGTCGCTATGACAGGAAATCTGATCGTGGCTTGCTCGATGGTCGCCTGTGCCTTTTCCACGTCGCCAAGatatattctcattttcttttcgctGTGCTGTGGTGAGATTTTGTTCGATTCCTGCAAGAGaatgcataaataaaacacacacacaccacacacacacacacacacacacacacaaacacacacacacacacacacacacacacacacatacacacatacacacatacacacatacacacaaacacaagcacagacacacgctCCACTTGCTAATTGAAATGCATGCAACTAATCTCGATATAACATTTTCAGGATTTGGAGCAGGGCTGTCCAGCGCTCGTTTCCTCATCTTGGCTCAGTACTTTGATAAGCGCCGTGGGCTCGCCAACGCTTGTTTGACGGCCGGTGTTGGCGTCGGCTACTTCCTCAACCCACTCTTCATACGCTTCTTGCAAGATGAATACAGCTACAAAGGCGCCACTCTAATCATCGGGGCTTTCATTCTCCATGGCTTCGCTGCGGCTTCACTCTACCATCCCGTCGAGTGGCACTTGAAGGCTGTGCAAGATAAAGGCACAGAAAAAGGCGAGGAGCCTCTGATGTCTGCCAGTGCAAGCGAAGAAAATAGCGATTTAGAGGAGGTTCACCTTAAAAATGTTGAAAACGAAGAGCTTCCTAGACTACAGACACCGACTGAGTTGCGCTTGAAGTACAGAGAGCGACACGACAGTCTGAATTCCCAGACCTCCGACGACTCGGTCAGATACAAGTCGCAGGCGCTTACTCTCTCAGCCCTGGACCTCTGCAGTGTCGCGTCTTTGCCCATTCCTCAAGCCgaagaacagacagataaaaactcGCGGCCAGATTCGGAATCGCGCATTTGTGCCGTGTACCACACAATCAGTCGGGTTCTGCGTTCTGTCGTCAAGGACATTAGCATCTTAAGGTCACCCGTAGCAGTGATCATTGGCCTGTCGGCGACCTTTTGCGCGAGCGGACACACCAACTTTACCATGGTGGTTCCTTTTGCACTCCAGGCGGTGGGCCACTCCCCGGAGACGGCTGCCTGGAGCATTTCCACGGCGGGAATCGTCAACCTGGTGGTGAGGACGAGCGTCTCGGTGATGTCGGACAAGAAATGGTTCAATATGCGGCTCTGGTATATGGTTAGCATCGCTAACCTTGCGCTTTCCATTTTCTGTAAGtttgttggagggagggggagaggaagttaTTAATAAGCCTTTTAGCATAGATAACCTAACTAGCATGGCCttagtaataacaacacacaagCCTGCTCAGCATGTCAAAGTATAGTCcctgagctatatatatatatatatatatatatatatatatatatatatatatatatatatatatatatatatatatgtgtgtgtgtgtgtgtgtgtgtgtgtgtgtgtgtatgtatgtatgtatgtatgtatgtgtgtgtgtgtgtgtgtgtgtgtgtgtgtgtgtgtgtgtgtgtgtgtgtgtgtgtgtgtgtgtgcgtgtatgtatatatatatatatatattatatatatatatattatatatatatatatatatatatatacatatatatatatatatatatatatatataaatatatatatatatatataattttatatatatatatgcatactccctatatatataatatatatatatatatatatatatatatatatatatatatataacgaaaaaatAGGAAGTGCTAGCAACTTGGCCTCCCAACCCTGAAACTTCCTACAGTGTTCACCTTCATGACGGACTTCGTCGGCATAACGGTCGTGATGTCACTGATGGGCTTCGGCGTCGGAGGCTTCCAGGGCATGCACAACCTGCTGATGGCGAGGACGATCGGTCTGGAGAGACTCACCTCCATGTTCAGCACGACGAGCCTCTTGGTTGGAATTGGCTCCATGTCCATCGGACCTTTTGTAGGTACGGCCTCCATTGCCTTGGCGAGACAGTCGGTCGGTTTGCGAAAATTGCGAGAAGCCCGACCCGGTGAGTACTCGTACATAATGTATGTGTgcagaaataaacgaataaatactTTCTGACTAACTGTCTACCtatatgtatttctgtttatttgtggATTACATGTGTTTATTTTTGGAATACATGTGCTTATTTACGGATTACGTGTACTTATTTATGGAttacatgtgtttttttatgggttGCATGTGTTTATTTAGGTTTATGTATGACTATTTATTTGATCAGTGCTCTCGCAATTTGAACAAACCGGTCGAGTGTGTTAGATAAAAATGCCTTAATGGGTTTATTGTTTTAAAGAGTGCATAGCGTATAAACTTTATTACATATAGCGATCGGAACAGACACCTTGAGCTGTTTAACGATCAGTACCGCATGGATTTAAAATACATAGGTAATTATTACTTGGCAATTCACCAGGCTGGATTCGTGATATCACCGGCAGCTACGAGATCAGCATGAGAGTGTTGAGCTGCATCATCTTCAGCAGTTTCTTACTGTGGCTCCTCATGCCTGCCGCCCAAGCCTGCGAGAAGCGCAGGAAGGAATGGCAGCCTGACGGACCAAAGAGTCCATTATAACCTTTAGCGTCTTCAGAAATGAGAACATTCTGATTGTTTTCGTTGCATATGTGAGGGAACATTCAATGTACAACAGTGTAacaagattaaaatatatttagcaTTAAGTCTTTGTTATTCCCTCCTTAGTTCAAATCTAGGTAAGAAAGAAACGATTCCCATaaagtaattaaataattatgaaCTGATTAAACTCTGTTGCATCTTTATTAATGCAAGAATGCCCCCAAGACGAACGTATACGGATATTTTAGGGAACTTAAGGcattacatttgtgtgtgtgcgtgtgtttgtgaccTAGACAGTCAGCTTCAGGTTCCTTGTGTCCCGTTACGCGTTTTAACGTAAGATGCTTAAGACACCAGTTGGTCCCAAATCGGCTTTATTTGTAATACTGAACCTGGCAACAGTATTTGCACTATCAATCTTCCGCAGCTCTTGTCTAAATAGTTCATAGCCTGAATATTCAGCTAAGCTAAAAGAGGCTGATGTCCTGGAAAAAATCATCTTGGTACAGTTTGGTAAaattcaataagaataataaaacttttatttgtcataaatgataatactgaaaatatcTAAGTCAATGATGACCAACCCATTCCATTTTCCCAATAGGACATAGCCAGCTTCCCTATAAGTTCTTCATATTATTCAAACTAGGAATTAGAATACAAGGTAATCCTTGTTGCAATTTACTGTTATCAACAACACTAGCCTGTCAGTAAGATGTTATATCTAGAATAATATAcggaagtgtgtgtatgtgtctgtctgtttgtatatgtgtgtgtgtgtgttatatacatgaatgtatgtatatatatatatatatatatatatatatatatatatatatatatatatgaatatggatagataagtagatagacatgtatatacatatgtatatatatatatatatatatatatatatatatatatatatatatacacataaatgtatatatacataataatatttgtgtatataatatatatccatccacacacacacacacacacacacacacacacacacacacacacacacacacacacacacacacacacacacacacacacacacacacacagaggggcgtggtcatccctctctggaaggggaaaggggatcgttgggattgtagcaactaccgtggcattacactgctcagcataccagggaaggttctcgcccacattcttctgaagcgaatccgcaaccacctactgaggcatcagtaGGTGGCGagttcacaatagaccgtatactagcgcttcaagtaattgtggaacgccgtcgtgagtttggtcgtgggttgcttgcaacctacatcaagaaggcgtttgactcggtgcatcgggaatcgctatgggagatcctaaaACTCAggagaattctgacacagattattagcctaatagcaagcctttatactggtactgaaagtgctgtaaagtgtggtgggggtatgtcaaacttcttccctgttaactcaggggtgaggcaaggctgtgtccttgcaccaacacttttcaacacctgtatggactggataatgggcagagctactagccaaagtcagtgtggagcaacactaggcaatatcaaggtctcagaccttgactttgccgacgatgttgccatcctatctgagtccttggagtcactgctGGCGgcacttgatgcatttagcaatgaggcgaagcccctaggcctagagatctcctggagcaagaccaagatttaggggaacccgttcagtcgatccatgtttgcggcgaggacgttgaagttacagaaagttttacataccttggtagcatagtccatatctctgggttgtcagaccaagaagtcagtagacggattggtctggcaacaggagccatgaactcgatcaacaagagcgtttggagatgtcggtacctatgcaggaccaagctgcgtgtcttcaaggccttgatactgccagttttgctcaatggaagcgaaacctggacgctatccagtgtcttgaagtctcgccttgatgccttttgtaacaagtcccttcgccagatcatagggtacagttggcaggaccacttgTCCAACCgtcggttacactgtgagactggcatgggacctgttacttgcataatccgggatcgccaactcaggctatatggccacctagcttgtctccctgtggacgaccctgcccatcaggttgcctctctgcaatacaaccctgggtggaggagacctgtgggatgacccaggagatcatggcttgggcagctcaacgagacctatcgcgaggaattagagatgggccgtgggcctgcctggagactcgcctcgagggatcctcgtggctggaagcgaagggtggatgcggccatgattccccgtcggcattagccccttgatgatgattatgatgatatacatatgtgtgtgtgtgtgtgtgtgtgtgtgtgtgagtctgtttgtatatgtatgtttatatatataaatatatatatatatatatatatatatatatatatatatatttatatatatatacattaattttatatatatatatatatatatatatatataatattatatatatatatatctgtgtgtgtgtgtgtgtgtgtgtgtgtgtgtgtgtgtgtgtgtgtgtgtacactatattatatatatattatatatatatctatatatatatatatatatatataatatatataacacacatatatatattatatatatatatatatatatatatatataatatatatatattatatacatataataccacacaacacacacacaacacacacacacatataattctttcatttatatatatttttctatatatatatacatatatatataatattatatatattatatatatatatatatatatattatatatatatatattattaatatatatatataNNNNNNNNNNNNNNNNNNNNNNNNNNNNNNNNNNNNNNNNNNNNNNNNNNNNNNNNNNNNNNNNNNNNNNNNNNNNNNNNNNNNNNNNNNNNNNNNNNNNAAGAACGAGCATCCCCTCCACAGTGACGGCGGCAGTGCCAGGTCCTCTCCAGTGTCGCTCACCACCACAGCGTCGCGGTCTTCCCCCACCAGCACGGGCTCGCCTCCCACCGCGGCGCagcccaccaccacctcctccggCAGCGCCTCCGTCGGGTGTCGGAAACGGAAAGCTGGCACGCCTCCACCATCATTTCCTATAGATTTAAGGTTCCTGCAGCTGCCTCTGGTAGCCGCTGCTGCCGCTCACCCCCTGACTGCTTTGAACCTGGCCAATGCCACGGCGTTCCTAGCTGACCCTCAAAGACTCCAACACCTCCAGCAGCAGCTGCACCATTCACACCTCGAGCAGCTACACAGACAGcgtcagcagcagcaacagcaacagcagcaacagcagcagcaacagcgagAGAAGGAGCGCGAGGAGCAAGAGGCCAAGAGAGCGCGCCTGGAGGTGGCGGTACAGGAGGCGGCGGCGCAGGAGGTAAGGTCGCGTAGCCCTGGTAGTCCAAGTGAAGCTAGCAGCTCCTCGTGGGGTCGCGCTCGGGTGAAGAAGGAGTGTGCCGACACGAGCGATGGTGCGGTGCCCGAGGACCTCCGGGGCTCGGCATCCCCCAGCAGGTATGGTGGAGGGCGCGTGCGTGGAGGCGAGGACGAGGATGGCGGAGGCCTGACCAAGGAGGCCGTGCAGCAGCTCGTCAGCAGTTGTTCCCCGCGCGTGACCCTCGGCGAGAAGGACGCGGCGGGGTCGCATTACATCTCGGACGTGTGGTCCAGGTTCTCCGTGGTGTTCGTGGACGGCGCGATCCGGCCCTTCGCCGCCTGCAAGACCTGCCACAAGGTGGTGACGTACACGAAGTACAGCGGCACGGGGGGGCTGCTGCGACACCGCTGTTCAGCCACAGACATCAACTCGCGACCTCATGACGATGCTCTTCCTCCATCAGGAGCTGACCCACGCCTCGGCGACTCGCCTCCACCTACCGTTCGCGCCCATTctcccgcccccgcccacgccgcccagcCAGGGTCCCCTCAAGGGTCTCCTCTCAGCTTATCCCTCCGAACCGATATCGATGACTCTCGTCCCTTGGCGGACGAGCTGGCGATGGCCCCGACGGCTGCCATGGCGGGCGTGGCGCGGGCGCTCCTGCGCTACATGTGTCAGGACCTGGTGTCGTCCTCCGTCCTCGACTCGTCGGCCTTTCAGCGTTTGGTGTGGACAGTTTTAAATCTAGGGGCGGCGCACGGCACCTTCCGCGAGGAGGAGCCGCTGCCATCCGCGCGACAGCTCCTCAACACGTTCCTGTCGCCGATGGCCGGCAACTCGCGCTCC is a window of Penaeus monodon isolate SGIC_2016 chromosome 36, NSTDA_Pmon_1, whole genome shotgun sequence DNA encoding:
- the LOC119595585 gene encoding monocarboxylate transporter 12-like, translating into MKGRRKSLHYENAFIRFFVNKAPALPMLIPMLSPCFGILFSPPLLASGANTSTIAIIFNTFMVMWKVTGTLVGSLVKEFGYRKVAMTGNLIVACSMVACAFSTSPRYILIFFSLCCGFGAGLSSARFLILAQYFDKRRGLANACLTAGVGVGYFLNPLFIRFLQDEYSYKGATLIIGAFILHGFAAASLYHPVEWHLKAVQDKGTEKGEEPLMSASASEENSDLEEVHLKNVENEELPRLQTPTELRLKYRERHDSLNSQTSDDSVRYKSQALTLSALDLCSVASLPIPQAEEQTDKNSRPDSESRICAVYHTISRVLRSVVKDISILRSPVAVIIGLSATFCASGHTNFTMVVPFALQAVGHSPETAAWSISTAGIVNLVVRTSVSVMSDKKWFNMRLWYMVSIANLALSIFLFTFMTDFVGITVVMSLMGFGVGGFQGMHNLLMARTIGLERLTSMFSTTSLLVGIGSMSIGPFVGWIRDITGSYEISMRVLSCIIFSSFLLWLLMPAAQACEKRRKEWQPDGPKSPL